From a region of the Streptomyces sp. NBC_00193 genome:
- a CDS encoding non-ribosomal peptide synthetase/type I polyketide synthase, with product MIDDNSMPADAIAVVGMALRVPGAGTPEQFWENLRNGVESIKFFTDEELLAAGVAAQDLADPAYVKAFGALEGAGDFDPRFFGFSPREAQMLDPQHRLFLECAWHALEHAGCPADPETTVTGVYAGVGESSYLHHNLLANEGLVERIGAFQTGLGNDKDFMPTRVSYKLDLRGPSVSVQTGCSTSLVAVHLASQALINGECDLALAGGATVNALQQQGYRYEEGGVLSPDGHCRAFADEAGGAVPASGAGVVVLKRLDNALADGDVIHAVIRGTAINNDGSRKVGFTAPSIEGQADAVAEALSVADVDPATITYVEAHGTGTRIGDPIEVAALHQAFGNTGPDHHCALGSVKTNIGHLDTAAGVVGLIKATLALRARELPPSLHCATPNPGLALTDGPFYVNTELVPWPGDVLRAGVSSFGIGGTNAHVVLEEAPQSSPAGPGRGRHVLPLSAATPTALAAAAAELADHLRARPQERLDDVAYTLQRGRRTLPYRRFVVAGSIQEAAEALTGPVPAHPAEPETDRDREVVLTFPGQGAQRIGMGRALYEREPVFRAEVDRACEILLPLLGEDLRGLLYPGEADRESAQEKIGRTEYAQPALFVVEYALATLWESWGIRPAAMLGHSLGELVAACLAGVVSYEDALRLVAVRGRLMQEAPAGAMVAVPLPEEEVTPVLGTDVVIAAVNGPRACVVSGPFEAVEAVEARLAERGVTTKRLHTSHAFHSPMMDGAADAFEAEVARVGLTAPRIAFVSNVTGTWITDEEATSPAYWARQLRSTVRFGDGLRTVCDGDTTLLEVGPGRVLTSLARGGNDVHGAIASLPSATPDADAEQEVLTAAGELWRLGAPLAWDALHGEETPHRTVLPTYPFERERCWIDPPRSTRTARANPDGLAVRGFRRTGPATPVVARGGTAPAAWLVVADEAGALHGLAERLRGTDRRVVEVPAGAGAVAAEDDCARLLASAFPAEERIAGVIHAGLLGTGDEAQACRAPEELEALESALAARGDEGARLVAVVSGALDVTGEEPLVPGKDALTVWARSGRPGLRMLLDVPAPGTAAAVRRLTGALLAEIDGTTEEAVVAFRGVHRFVPGLEPLNPAPGTTTARHTGASYASVGDERIAAAFARALSDAGATVTPLSAAQDPAAPATVLVLLDACAPRHQVLETLERATAAIARIPEGVVRACEVHLVGDAALEPSRSLVAARVETLVALARRESDIPWSGFVWSHADPATAERRAARVVGAAPGSCQAVVEPPAELAQDSAPAAPDATPGSRPEYADDTERQIAAIFTDLLGVPDIAPDTNFFELGGHSLLAAQFVAQVRTVCGAEIPLRAFVTEPTIHGLATAVRTALAEAGDTLLEALPAIDPDPANEGVPFPLTDVQQAYWIGRTGVFDIGNVGMHGYEEFDVQDLDLPRMQGAFRRLIQRHGMLRAIVLPHGEQQILTDVPDYVIEAEDLRGLPGNEVHAALESTRAAMSHQNFEADRWPLFELRASVLDHDRTRLHYSIDGLVTDARASNVLLRELAHLYEHPDVELPALELSFRDYVLAEKGLESSELYRRAETYWKDRIPGLATAPELPLACDPRTVESPCFKRVEGKLPRETWERVKGRASRRGITPTALLLAAYGAALATWSKNRRFTLNLPMANRLPLHAEVDAIVGDFTSVTLLEVDAASEATFEARACAVRDQLITDIDHRVFSGVRVIREMKKTRGDAAAAMPVVFTSLFLDHGQDTPIGEVAYSISQTPQVWIDAQVYEVDGALAFDIDAVEQLFPEGLVAAIHAATLELLRWLAADEENWSRPAPLLVPPAELAEREAYNRTGGPLPAGLLHAPFFTTAALTPERTAVVTPGRTLSYGELASRAGGIARRLTGLGVRPNDLVAVVMEKGWEQCAAVLGILAAGAAYLPIDPELPDERVRLLLDHGQARAVLTQGRVAQDRQDRFDGVRAVFRVDELPLEEGAADGLRLDGPATPGDLAYVIFTSGSTGLPKGVMIDHRGALNTVVDINDRFGVGADDRVLALSSLSFDLSVYDVFGPLAVGGAVVMPDARAHRDPAAWLDLLETSQVTLWNSVPALMELLVEHMSVKEATSTALRLVMLSGDWLPVTLPARIRQALGAPEVVSLGGATEASIWSILYPIGEVPADWPSIPYGRPMRNQTFHVLDEALRPRPTGVPGELYIGGVGLAQGYLGDEAKTKAGFILHPETGQRLYRTGDLGRFLPSGDIEFLGREDFQVKVQGYRIELGEIEAAITQHPDIRAAVTVVQGEPRGAKRLVAFVVPQAAHDVPKDLRDFLGTKLPRYMVPDVYVEIGALPLTANGKVDRRALVVPEHVAEEAAPPYEAPRTPVEEIVAEVWASMLEIERVGINDNFFALGGDSLMAMRAVVHLRKALGTELPIRVLFDSQTLEDTALVVEDHLLAEIEELSEEEAQALLTD from the coding sequence ATGATTGACGACAACTCGATGCCGGCCGACGCCATCGCGGTCGTCGGGATGGCCCTGCGCGTCCCGGGCGCCGGCACCCCGGAGCAGTTCTGGGAGAACCTGCGCAATGGCGTGGAATCCATCAAGTTCTTCACCGACGAGGAATTGCTCGCCGCCGGGGTGGCCGCCCAGGACCTCGCCGATCCTGCCTATGTGAAGGCGTTCGGCGCCCTGGAAGGTGCCGGCGACTTCGACCCGCGCTTCTTCGGGTTCTCCCCGCGCGAGGCGCAGATGCTCGATCCGCAGCACCGCCTCTTCCTCGAATGCGCCTGGCACGCTCTGGAGCACGCTGGCTGTCCCGCCGACCCCGAAACCACCGTCACCGGCGTGTACGCCGGCGTGGGCGAGAGTTCCTACCTGCACCACAACCTCCTTGCCAACGAGGGCCTGGTCGAGCGCATCGGCGCCTTCCAGACCGGCCTCGGCAACGACAAGGACTTCATGCCGACCCGGGTGTCGTACAAGCTCGACCTGCGCGGCCCCAGCGTCAGCGTCCAGACCGGCTGCTCAACCTCGCTGGTCGCCGTCCACCTGGCCTCGCAGGCGCTGATCAACGGCGAGTGCGACCTCGCACTCGCCGGCGGTGCGACCGTCAACGCCCTGCAGCAGCAGGGCTACCGGTACGAGGAGGGCGGTGTCCTGTCGCCCGACGGACACTGCCGGGCCTTCGCCGACGAGGCCGGCGGCGCCGTGCCCGCCAGCGGCGCCGGCGTCGTCGTCCTCAAGCGTCTCGACAACGCCCTCGCCGACGGAGACGTGATCCACGCCGTCATCCGCGGCACCGCCATCAACAACGACGGCTCGCGCAAGGTCGGCTTCACCGCCCCCAGCATCGAGGGGCAGGCCGACGCGGTCGCCGAAGCCCTCTCCGTCGCCGACGTGGACCCGGCCACCATCACCTACGTCGAGGCCCACGGCACCGGCACCCGGATCGGTGACCCGATCGAAGTGGCGGCCCTGCACCAGGCCTTCGGGAACACCGGGCCGGACCACCACTGCGCCCTCGGCTCGGTCAAGACCAACATCGGCCATCTGGACACCGCCGCCGGTGTCGTCGGTCTGATCAAGGCCACGCTGGCGCTGCGCGCCCGCGAACTGCCGCCGTCGCTGCACTGCGCCACCCCCAACCCCGGCCTCGCCCTCACCGACGGGCCCTTCTACGTCAACACCGAACTCGTGCCGTGGCCGGGTGACGTGCTGCGCGCCGGAGTCAGCTCCTTCGGGATCGGCGGCACCAACGCTCACGTGGTCCTGGAGGAGGCGCCGCAGTCCTCTCCCGCCGGGCCGGGGCGCGGACGGCACGTCCTGCCCCTCTCGGCCGCCACGCCCACCGCGCTCGCCGCCGCGGCCGCGGAACTCGCCGACCATCTGCGCGCCCGCCCGCAGGAGCGCCTCGACGACGTGGCGTACACCTTGCAGCGCGGCCGCCGTACCCTGCCGTACCGGCGCTTCGTGGTGGCCGGCAGCATCCAGGAGGCGGCCGAGGCGCTGACCGGGCCCGTCCCGGCACACCCCGCCGAGCCCGAGACGGACCGGGACCGCGAGGTCGTCCTCACGTTCCCCGGGCAAGGCGCACAGCGCATCGGCATGGGCCGCGCCCTGTACGAGCGCGAGCCGGTCTTCCGCGCGGAGGTCGACCGCGCCTGCGAGATCCTCCTGCCGCTCCTCGGCGAGGACCTCCGCGGCCTGCTGTACCCCGGCGAGGCGGACCGGGAGAGCGCCCAGGAGAAGATCGGGCGGACCGAGTACGCGCAGCCCGCCCTCTTCGTCGTGGAGTACGCCCTCGCCACGCTGTGGGAATCCTGGGGCATCCGCCCCGCGGCCATGCTCGGCCACAGCCTCGGCGAGCTCGTCGCCGCATGCCTGGCGGGCGTCGTGTCCTACGAGGACGCGCTGCGCCTGGTCGCCGTACGAGGGCGGCTGATGCAGGAAGCGCCCGCCGGCGCCATGGTGGCGGTGCCACTGCCGGAGGAGGAGGTCACGCCGGTCCTGGGCACCGATGTGGTCATCGCTGCGGTGAACGGACCGCGCGCGTGCGTCGTGTCCGGCCCCTTCGAGGCCGTCGAGGCCGTCGAGGCCCGCCTGGCCGAGCGCGGGGTCACCACCAAGCGGCTGCACACCTCGCACGCTTTCCACTCCCCGATGATGGACGGCGCCGCCGACGCGTTCGAGGCGGAGGTCGCACGCGTCGGGCTGACGGCGCCGCGGATTGCGTTCGTGTCCAATGTGACCGGCACGTGGATCACGGACGAGGAGGCCACCAGTCCGGCCTACTGGGCGCGCCAACTGCGCTCCACGGTGCGGTTCGGCGACGGCCTGCGCACGGTGTGCGACGGGGACACGACGCTGCTGGAGGTCGGCCCGGGACGCGTCCTGACGAGCCTCGCACGCGGGGGGAACGACGTGCACGGGGCGATCGCCTCGCTCCCGTCGGCCACCCCTGACGCCGACGCCGAACAGGAGGTGCTGACCGCCGCCGGCGAGCTGTGGCGCCTGGGAGCGCCGCTCGCCTGGGACGCGCTGCACGGCGAGGAGACACCGCACCGCACCGTGCTCCCGACGTACCCCTTCGAACGCGAGCGGTGCTGGATCGACCCGCCGCGAAGCACCCGCACGGCGCGTGCGAACCCGGACGGGCTGGCGGTGCGCGGCTTCCGCCGGACGGGTCCGGCGACCCCCGTGGTCGCGCGGGGCGGCACGGCGCCGGCCGCGTGGCTGGTCGTCGCGGACGAGGCGGGCGCCCTCCACGGCCTCGCGGAGCGCCTGCGCGGCACGGACCGCCGGGTGGTCGAGGTCCCGGCGGGTGCCGGTGCCGTCGCCGCCGAGGACGACTGCGCCCGGCTCCTCGCATCCGCCTTCCCCGCGGAAGAGCGGATCGCGGGCGTGATCCACGCGGGGCTGCTCGGCACGGGTGACGAGGCCCAGGCCTGCCGTGCGCCGGAGGAGCTGGAGGCGCTGGAGAGCGCCCTCGCGGCACGCGGCGACGAGGGTGCACGGCTCGTCGCCGTGGTGTCGGGCGCGCTCGACGTCACCGGTGAGGAACCGCTCGTACCCGGAAAGGACGCGCTGACCGTGTGGGCCCGCTCGGGCCGGCCGGGCCTGCGGATGCTCCTCGACGTGCCCGCACCCGGGACTGCCGCAGCCGTCCGCCGACTGACCGGCGCGCTGCTCGCGGAGATCGACGGCACGACCGAGGAGGCTGTGGTCGCGTTCCGCGGCGTGCACCGCTTCGTGCCCGGGCTGGAGCCCCTGAACCCGGCACCGGGCACCACCACCGCCCGGCACACCGGTGCGTCCTACGCGTCGGTGGGCGACGAGCGGATCGCGGCCGCCTTCGCCCGGGCCCTGTCGGACGCGGGCGCCACGGTGACCCCGTTGTCCGCCGCCCAGGACCCCGCGGCCCCGGCCACCGTCCTCGTACTGCTCGACGCGTGCGCGCCGCGGCACCAGGTACTGGAGACACTGGAGCGCGCCACGGCGGCCATCGCCCGGATCCCCGAGGGCGTCGTACGCGCCTGCGAGGTCCACCTCGTGGGCGACGCCGCACTGGAGCCGTCCCGCTCGCTCGTCGCCGCCCGTGTCGAGACACTGGTCGCGCTCGCGCGCCGCGAGTCCGACATCCCGTGGAGCGGCTTCGTGTGGTCGCACGCGGATCCCGCCACTGCCGAACGGAGGGCCGCCCGCGTGGTGGGCGCCGCTCCCGGCAGCTGCCAGGCGGTCGTGGAACCGCCGGCCGAGCTCGCGCAGGACTCCGCACCCGCCGCGCCGGACGCCACCCCCGGGTCCCGCCCGGAGTACGCCGACGACACCGAGCGTCAGATCGCCGCGATCTTCACAGACCTCCTCGGCGTGCCGGACATCGCACCGGACACCAACTTCTTCGAACTCGGCGGACACTCCCTGCTCGCGGCGCAGTTCGTCGCGCAGGTCCGTACGGTCTGCGGCGCCGAGATCCCGCTGCGCGCCTTCGTCACCGAGCCGACGATCCACGGGCTGGCCACCGCTGTGCGCACCGCGCTTGCCGAGGCCGGGGACACCCTGCTGGAGGCGCTGCCGGCCATCGACCCTGACCCCGCGAACGAGGGTGTGCCCTTCCCGCTGACGGACGTCCAGCAGGCTTACTGGATCGGCCGTACGGGTGTCTTCGACATCGGCAACGTCGGCATGCACGGGTACGAGGAGTTCGACGTCCAGGACCTGGACCTGCCCCGCATGCAGGGGGCGTTCCGCCGACTCATCCAGCGTCACGGCATGCTCCGCGCCATCGTGCTCCCGCACGGCGAGCAGCAGATCCTGACCGACGTCCCCGACTACGTCATCGAGGCGGAGGACCTGCGCGGGCTGCCCGGGAACGAGGTGCACGCGGCGCTCGAAAGCACCCGCGCGGCCATGTCCCACCAGAACTTCGAGGCCGACCGCTGGCCGCTGTTCGAACTGCGCGCCTCGGTCCTCGACCACGACCGCACCCGGCTGCATTACAGCATCGACGGCCTGGTCACCGATGCCCGGGCCTCCAATGTCCTGCTGCGTGAACTCGCCCACCTCTACGAGCACCCGGACGTCGAACTCCCCGCGCTGGAACTGTCCTTCCGCGACTACGTGCTGGCGGAGAAGGGATTGGAGTCCTCGGAGCTGTACCGCCGTGCGGAGACCTACTGGAAGGACCGGATCCCCGGCCTGGCGACCGCCCCGGAGCTGCCGCTGGCCTGCGACCCGCGCACCGTCGAGTCCCCGTGCTTCAAGCGGGTGGAGGGCAAGCTGCCCCGGGAGACCTGGGAGCGCGTCAAGGGACGGGCGTCGCGGCGGGGCATCACCCCCACCGCACTGCTCCTGGCCGCCTACGGCGCGGCGCTGGCCACCTGGTCGAAGAACCGCCGCTTCACGCTCAACCTGCCCATGGCGAACCGGCTTCCCCTCCACGCGGAGGTCGACGCCATCGTCGGTGACTTCACCTCGGTGACGCTGCTGGAGGTCGACGCGGCGAGCGAGGCCACCTTCGAGGCGCGTGCCTGCGCCGTGCGGGACCAGCTCATCACCGACATCGACCACCGTGTGTTCAGCGGTGTCCGCGTCATCCGCGAGATGAAGAAGACGCGCGGCGATGCGGCGGCAGCCATGCCGGTCGTGTTCACGAGCCTCTTCCTCGACCACGGTCAGGACACCCCGATCGGCGAGGTGGCGTACAGCATCTCGCAGACCCCGCAGGTCTGGATCGACGCGCAGGTCTACGAGGTGGACGGCGCCCTTGCCTTCGACATCGACGCGGTCGAACAGCTCTTCCCCGAGGGCCTGGTCGCCGCGATCCACGCCGCCACCCTGGAACTGCTGCGGTGGCTCGCGGCGGACGAGGAGAACTGGAGCCGGCCGGCGCCCCTGCTCGTCCCGCCCGCCGAACTGGCGGAGCGGGAGGCGTACAACCGGACCGGGGGCCCGCTGCCGGCGGGGCTGCTGCACGCGCCGTTCTTCACCACGGCGGCCCTGACGCCCGAGCGCACCGCTGTCGTCACCCCCGGCCGCACCCTCAGCTACGGGGAACTCGCCTCGCGGGCCGGTGGCATCGCCCGGCGGCTGACCGGCCTCGGCGTGCGCCCCAACGACCTGGTCGCCGTCGTGATGGAGAAGGGCTGGGAACAGTGCGCAGCCGTGCTCGGCATCCTCGCCGCGGGCGCCGCGTACCTGCCCATCGACCCGGAACTGCCCGACGAGCGCGTCCGGCTCCTGCTCGATCACGGACAGGCGCGCGCGGTCCTCACCCAGGGCCGGGTCGCACAGGACAGGCAGGACCGCTTCGACGGCGTACGGGCCGTGTTCCGGGTCGATGAACTCCCCCTGGAGGAAGGCGCGGCCGACGGTCTGCGGCTGGACGGTCCCGCCACACCGGGTGATCTCGCGTACGTCATCTTCACCTCGGGTTCGACCGGGCTCCCGAAGGGCGTGATGATCGACCACCGCGGCGCCCTGAACACGGTCGTCGACATCAACGACCGCTTCGGTGTCGGGGCGGACGACCGGGTCCTGGCCCTGTCCTCGCTGAGCTTCGACCTGTCGGTGTACGACGTCTTCGGCCCGCTGGCGGTCGGCGGTGCCGTCGTCATGCCGGACGCGCGGGCGCACCGCGACCCGGCGGCGTGGCTCGATCTACTGGAAACGTCCCAGGTCACCCTCTGGAACTCCGTGCCGGCTCTGATGGAACTGCTCGTCGAGCACATGAGTGTCAAGGAGGCGACCAGCACGGCGCTGCGGCTCGTGATGCTCAGCGGCGACTGGCTGCCCGTCACGCTGCCGGCACGCATCCGGCAGGCCCTCGGCGCCCCCGAGGTCGTCAGCCTCGGCGGTGCGACGGAGGCATCGATCTGGTCCATCCTCTACCCGATCGGTGAGGTGCCCGCGGACTGGCCGAGCATCCCGTACGGCCGGCCGATGCGGAACCAGACGTTCCATGTCCTTGACGAGGCGCTCCGGCCCCGCCCGACCGGGGTGCCGGGCGAGCTCTACATCGGCGGCGTGGGTCTGGCCCAGGGCTATCTGGGCGACGAGGCCAAGACGAAGGCCGGCTTCATCCTCCACCCGGAGACCGGACAGCGCCTCTATCGGACCGGAGACCTCGGACGCTTCCTGCCGAGCGGTGACATCGAGTTCCTCGGCCGCGAGGACTTCCAGGTCAAGGTGCAGGGCTACCGCATCGAACTCGGTGAGATCGAGGCCGCGATCACGCAGCATCCGGACATCCGGGCAGCGGTGACCGTGGTCCAGGGGGAGCCGCGCGGTGCGAAGCGGCTGGTCGCCTTCGTCGTCCCGCAGGCCGCGCACGATGTTCCGAAGGACCTCCGCGACTTCCTCGGTACGAAGCTGCCCCGCTACATGGTGCCGGACGTCTACGTAGAGATCGGCGCCCTGCCGCTCACGGCGAACGGAAAGGTCGACCGGCGAGCGCTGGTGGTACCCGAGCACGTGGCCGAGGAGGCGGCGCCGCCCTACGAGGCCCCGCGCACACCGGTCGAGGAGATCGTCGCCGAGGTCTGGGCGAGCATGCTCGAGATCGAGCGCGTCGGCATCAACGACAACTTCTTCGCCCTCGGCGGGGATTCGCTCATGGCCATGCGCGCGGTGGTCCACCTGCGCAAGGCGCTCGGCACCGAACTGCCGATCCGCGTCCTGTTCGACAGCCAGACGCTGGAGGACACCGCCCTCGTCGTCGAGGACCACCTCCTCGCCGAGATCGAGGAACTGTCCGAAGAAGAAGCTCAGGCCCTGCTCACCGACTGA
- a CDS encoding thioesterase II family protein: MNRTAHLRAARAHGWIVGARRPAAPSVRLFCLPYAGGGASAYAAWPALFPDDVEVCPVELPGRQTRWSESAFDQAELLVEALATALAGETDVPYALFGHSMGALLAFELARALRRRGADEPRVLFVSGGPAPQLRRRLQQIHDQPDEVVMARLRELGAVPEDVFAEPELLELLMPTIRADFSVVETYVHRPGPPLGCPVVAFAGTEDREVPADQVAPWHEQTTGGFIHHVLPGDHFFLHSARTALLDTVRAALTATAGRPPGAAGHARPTW; encoded by the coding sequence GTGAACCGAACCGCACACCTGCGCGCGGCGCGCGCCCACGGCTGGATCGTGGGCGCGCGGCGCCCGGCCGCACCGTCCGTCCGTCTCTTCTGCCTCCCGTACGCCGGAGGCGGGGCCTCGGCCTACGCCGCGTGGCCCGCCCTCTTCCCGGACGACGTCGAAGTCTGCCCGGTCGAACTGCCCGGCCGGCAGACCCGCTGGAGCGAAAGCGCCTTCGACCAGGCCGAGCTGCTCGTCGAGGCGCTCGCCACGGCGCTGGCCGGCGAAACCGACGTCCCCTACGCGCTCTTCGGGCACAGCATGGGCGCCCTGCTGGCGTTCGAACTGGCCCGGGCGCTGCGCAGGCGCGGCGCCGACGAGCCGCGCGTCCTCTTCGTCTCCGGCGGCCCGGCACCCCAGCTCCGGCGCAGGCTCCAGCAGATCCACGACCAGCCGGACGAGGTCGTGATGGCCAGGCTGCGCGAACTGGGCGCCGTCCCGGAGGACGTGTTCGCCGAACCGGAACTGCTCGAACTGCTGATGCCGACGATCCGCGCGGACTTCTCGGTCGTCGAGACGTACGTTCACCGGCCCGGGCCACCGCTCGGGTGCCCTGTCGTGGCCTTCGCCGGAACGGAGGACCGGGAGGTGCCGGCCGACCAGGTGGCCCCTTGGCACGAGCAGACGACGGGCGGCTTCATCCACCATGTCCTGCCCGGCGACCACTTCTTCCTGCACAGCGCGCGGACCGCGCTCCTGGACACGGTCCGCGCCGCGCTGACGGCCACCGCCGGGCGACCGCCAGGGGCCGCGGGGCACGCCCGGCCGACCTGGTGA
- a CDS encoding MFS transporter, protein MATLTERSRVTRLGPAFHRFWLSDTVSMAGTQISAVALPVVAVTQLNASASEVGVLVAAEEGAWLLIGLLAGAWVDQWSKRRVVAWTDAGRGLLLASIPLAWWLGVLTMSQLWVVGLLVGALTVFFTIAYQAYLPSLVPHDDLVDANARLATSQATTSVAGPGLGGVLVQALTAPVAILLDTVSFMVSALLLGSLPVEERRPEPEARQPLRKQIGEGLRYVFADPVLRALTGTGAALNFCVAAQHTLVTVFLLRVLNVSTGVLGLLLAFTGVGGVAGGLLASRLAKRLSSGTAVRIGLVLGPVGGLCIPLAEPGWWAALFAIGAASLAGGIAIFNVITGAWRLASCPPELLGRMVASTRTVSWGALPVGALVGGSLGDAVGVRTALVLVAFGFVLIPCVLATTRLWRIHEFK, encoded by the coding sequence ATGGCGACTCTCACCGAGAGGAGTCGTGTCACCCGGCTCGGGCCGGCGTTCCACCGTTTCTGGCTGAGCGACACCGTCAGCATGGCGGGCACGCAGATTTCCGCGGTGGCCCTTCCCGTGGTCGCCGTCACCCAGCTGAACGCGTCGGCTTCCGAAGTAGGCGTTCTGGTTGCCGCGGAGGAGGGTGCGTGGCTGCTGATCGGTCTGCTGGCCGGGGCATGGGTGGACCAATGGAGCAAGCGGCGGGTGGTGGCGTGGACCGACGCCGGGCGGGGGCTGCTGCTGGCGAGCATTCCTCTGGCCTGGTGGCTGGGTGTTCTCACGATGAGTCAACTGTGGGTCGTGGGCCTGCTCGTGGGGGCCCTCACCGTGTTCTTCACCATCGCCTACCAGGCGTACCTGCCGAGCCTGGTCCCGCACGACGACCTCGTCGACGCGAACGCACGACTGGCGACCAGCCAGGCCACCACGTCCGTCGCCGGTCCGGGGCTCGGGGGAGTGCTGGTCCAAGCCCTGACCGCGCCGGTGGCGATCCTTCTCGACACGGTGTCCTTCATGGTCTCGGCGCTCCTTCTCGGCTCTCTGCCGGTAGAGGAGCGAAGACCGGAACCAGAAGCCCGGCAGCCGCTGCGCAAGCAGATCGGGGAAGGGCTCCGGTACGTCTTCGCGGATCCGGTGCTGCGTGCGCTGACGGGCACGGGAGCGGCACTCAACTTCTGCGTGGCCGCACAGCACACCCTGGTGACCGTTTTCCTCCTGCGGGTCCTGAACGTGTCGACCGGGGTCCTCGGACTGCTCCTCGCCTTCACCGGGGTCGGGGGCGTGGCCGGCGGGCTGCTGGCGAGTCGTCTCGCCAAGCGGCTGTCCAGCGGAACAGCCGTGCGGATCGGCTTGGTCCTGGGACCGGTGGGAGGGCTGTGCATCCCGTTGGCCGAACCGGGCTGGTGGGCCGCGCTGTTCGCGATCGGTGCGGCCTCCCTGGCAGGCGGAATCGCGATCTTCAACGTGATCACGGGTGCCTGGCGGCTGGCCTCCTGTCCACCCGAGCTGCTCGGCCGCATGGTCGCCTCCACGAGAACGGTCAGCTGGGGTGCCCTGCCGGTCGGCGCCCTGGTGGGCGGATCGCTGGGCGACGCGGTCGGCGTCCGCACCGCGCTGGTTCTGGTCGCCTTCGGCTTTGTCCTCATCCCGTGCGTGCTGGCAACCACGAGACTGTGGCGCATCCATGAATTCAAATAG